The genomic window CCTGGGGATCATCTTCCTTTCTCAGACTGGAGTTGGGGTCCTGGGCAACTCCTTATTCCTCTGCTTTTATGCCCATATTTTCTTTAGCAGCCACAGTTCAAGGCTATTGGACCCCATTCTGGTCCAACTAACACTGACTAACACCATAGTGCTCCTCTCTAAGGGATGCCCACTAGTAAATTTCTATTTTGGGGATGTTTATTTCCTGGGAAACTTAGGCTGTAAAATGGTATTTTACTTCCAAAGGATGAGCCGGGGCCTTGCCATCTGCACCATGTGCCTCCTGAGTATCTTTCAGGCTGTCACTATTAGTCCCAGCAACTCTAGGTTAGCCAAACACAAAGTCGGAGTTCTGAAGCTCATCAGGCCTTCGTGTCTCCTCTCTTGGATATTCAACATGATCATAGAAGTAAACGTGCCCTTACACATAACAGGATCAAGGAGGATCAACAGCAGCCACACAGAGGGATTTGAAGTCCTTTATTGCTACAGGGAAAAGATGTTAAAGGAAATAATCATTCTGCCCTCCCTGCGAGACATCCTTTGTGTTGGAGGCATGGTCTGGGCCAGCGGCTACATAATAGTTCTGCTGTACAGACATCAACGGAAAGTCCAGCACATTCACCGCACGAGCCGCTCCCAGAAGACTTCTCCAGAGATCAGGGCCACCCAAACCGTCCTGCTGCTGCTGAGCATCTTTGTTTCTGCTTACTGCATCAGCTGTAGCTCTGCACTGTACAAAGTGTACGAGATTCATTCTGGTGACTGGTTGGTGGTCGTGTCTACTTTCACCGCTTTGTGTTTCCCAACCATCAGCCCCTTTTTGCTCATTCACAGGGACACTCAGATCTTCAGGTCCTGCTGTGCCTCCTGGCAGAAGCCAAGTCTCCATTCTTAGAACAGCTGTTGGGATTTCCAAGTCAATTCATCTCTGGATCAAATTCCTTAGTGAAGGTTTCTGGGAAAGGACCCATAACATAGTGAATCCAAGTGGACCTGGACCTGTGGGTATGAGAGATGTCAGCCTTTCCCAATGTTAAGTACAGGACAGACAGGTTTGAAGGAGGACATGGGATGCTCCCACTCGATTATggtttgaattttaaagctctcTGTAGTAACTCTTGCCAATCTCACTCTAAACTCTCTTTCCAGCAATAGTGACTGTTACTCCTCTTCTAGCACTTTACATTCCTCCCAAATCATAATTCTCTTGGTTTCTACCACACACTTTATTTATGATAGCTGTGCTTTTGCACGGACTTTCCCCTATACCTCGGGCAGTGATGTTGAACCCATGGCATGTGTGCCCcaaagggcatgcagagccctctctatgggcacacCTGCCATCAACCACCAGAtgtcattactagaaagccagatgGACTCATGGTGCAGctgttcctttccccctccccatatACCTGaaaacattcctcacttcccctgccccaataggagtgcttcctccttcccctgtctggggtaaggtgctggGATTGGGAGTAGAAAGTGGCTCACATGCTATGTGAGAGTCCAGGGCAGATAGCAGCCTGTTGAATCTGTGGTGAAGGTAATTCCTGTGGTACGACTGGAGAGGAGCTAGTTTTGAGGGAAGTGGAGCTCACAATTTGGTGCAGATCTTGAGGGGAGTGGAGTTCTGGGGCCACTGTCTGTCCCCTCTCCTCAAGTGCCTCTTATTACCCACCCTCCTGCCcacc from Monodelphis domestica isolate mMonDom1 chromosome 4, mMonDom1.pri, whole genome shotgun sequence includes these protein-coding regions:
- the monDomV1R1238 gene encoding vomeronasal 1 receptor monDomV1R1238 (The RefSeq protein has 8 substitutions compared to this genomic sequence), producing MSLYDTVLGIIFLSQTGVGVLGNSSFLCFYAHTLFSSPRSRLLDPILVQLTLTNTIVLLSKGCPLVNFYFGNVYFLGSLGCKMVFYFQRMSRGLAICTMCLLSIFQAVTISPSNSRLAKHKVGVLKLIRPSCLLSWIFNMIIEVNVPLHITGSRRINSSHTGGFEVLYCYREKMLKEIIILPSLRDILCVGGMVWASGYIIVLLYRHQRKVQHIHRTSRSQKTSPEIRATQTVLLLLSIFVSAYCISCSSALYKVYEIHSGDWLVVVSTFTALCFPTISPFLLIHRDTQIFRSCCASWQKPSLHS